The following coding sequences lie in one Capsicum annuum cultivar UCD-10X-F1 chromosome 5, UCD10Xv1.1, whole genome shotgun sequence genomic window:
- the LOC107863029 gene encoding putative protease Do-like 14 has product MKRFRFLRKLSNSNEKPFTAVLALAAAGFFSSNEITSSRTSILVSLPDPLKDSLKDRLVRPAFLPADQSQLYIFPSSFARIGLDSPGNAKKEGSGEDDDGEKRNCCNCFGRDTIANAAATVGPAVVNISVSRGFHGLSAGRSIGSGTIIDADGTILTCAHVVDFQGLSISSKGKVDVTMQDGRVFEGTVVNADLHSDIAIVKIKSRTPLPTAKLGTSNKLRPGDWVVAMGCPLSLQNTITAGIVSCVDRKSSDLGLGGMRREYLQTDCAINAGNSGGPLVNVDGEVVGVNIMKVLAADGLGFAVPIDSVTKIIDHFKNRGRVIRPWLGLKMLDLNDMVVAQLQERDPSFPKVNKGVLVSMVTPGSPADRAGFHPSDVVVEFDGNPVGTIKEIIDIMGDNIGKQLNAVVKRANDVTATLSVIPEEANPDM; this is encoded by the exons ATGAAACGTTTTCGTTTTCTGagaaaattatcaaattccaatGAAAAACCCTTCACTGCTGTATTAGCTTTGGCTGCTGCTGGATTTTTTTCTAGCAATGAAATCACCAGTTCAA GAACATCAATTTTGGTTTCGCTACCAGATCCCTTAAAAGATTCTTTGAAAGACAGACTTGTTCGTCCTGCTTTTCTTCCGGCCGACCAATCTCAACTGTATATTTTCCCATCGTCTTTTGCTAGAATTGGTTTGGACTCACCTGGGAATGCGAAGAAAGAAGGTTCTGGGGAAGATGACGATGGTGAGAAACGTAATTGTTGTAATTGTTTCGGACGAGATACTATTGCCAATGCGGCTGCCACTGTTGGTCCTGCGGTTGTTAATATCTCAGTATCAAGGGGCTTTCACGGATTGAGCGCTGGAAGGAGTATAGGATCAGGAACTATAATAGATGCTGATGGCACTATTTTGACTTGTGCCCATGTGGTTGATTTTCAAGGCTTGAGTATTTCATCAAAAGGAAAGGTTGATGTGACTATGCAAGATGGCCGTGTATTTGAGGGTACCGTGGTCAATGCGGATTTGCATTCTGATATTGCAATTGTTAAGATAAAATCTAGAACTCCACTTCCAACTGCAAAACTTGGCACTTCAAACAAGCTTCGCCCTGGGGATTGGGTGGTGGCTATGGGTTGCCCCCTTTCCCTCCAAAATACAATTACAGCAGGCATTGTGAGCTGCGTCGATCGTAAAAGTAGTGATCTTGGACTTGGAGGCATGCGGCGAGAGTATCTGCAGACTGATTGTGCTATTAATGCTGGAAATTCTGGAGGACCTCTGGTAAATGTCGATGGAGAAGTAGTCGGAGTTAATATCATGAAAGTACTGGCAGCTGATGGTTTGGGCTTTGCCGTACCAATTGATTCTGTTACCAAGATTATAGACCACTTCAAGAATAGGGGGAGAGTTATTCGACCTTGGTTGGGTTTGAAAATGCTCGATCTAAATGATATGGTTGTTGCACAGCTTCAGGAAAGAGATCCATCTTTCCCAAAAGTCAACAAGGGAGTTCTTGTATCAATGGTGACTCCAGGGTCCCCTGCTGATCGAGCTGGATTTCACCCTAGTGACGTGGTTGTTGAATTTGATGGAAATCCTGTTGGGACTATAAAGGAGATAATTGATATAATGGGTGACAACATTGGGAAACAATTGAATGCAGTGGTGAAAAGAGCCAATGATGTTACTGCTACGTTGAGTGTAATTCCAGAAGAAGCTAATCCTGATATGTGA